One Capra hircus breed San Clemente unplaced genomic scaffold, ASM170441v1, whole genome shotgun sequence genomic region harbors:
- the LOC108634720 gene encoding zinc finger Y-chromosomal protein isoform X1, translated as MDEDELELQPQEPNSCFDGIGTDATHMDGDQIVVEVQETVFVSDVVDSDITVHNFVPDDPDSVVIQDVIENVVIEDVQCSDILEEADVSENVIIPEQMLSSDVTEEVSLAHCTVPDDVLASDITSASMSMPEHVLTSESVHVSDVGHVEHIVHGSVVEAEIVTDPLTDDVVSEEVLVADCASEAVIDANGIPVDQQDDDKGNCEDYLMISLDDDGKIEQDCSAGMTIDRESEIDPCKVDGTCPEVIKVYIFKADPGEDDLGGTVDIVESEPENDHGVELLDQSNSIRMPREKMVYMTVSDSQQEDEDLNVAEIADEVYMEVIVGEEDAAVAAAAATTVHEQEMDDSEIKTFMPIAWAAAYGNNSDGIENRNGTASALLHIDESAGLGRLAKQKPKKRRRPDSRQYQTAIIIGPDGHPLTVYPCMICGKKFKSRGFLKRHMKNHPEHLTKKKYRCTDCDYTTNKKISLHNHLESHKLTSKAEKAIECDECGKHFSHAGALFTHKMVHKEKGASKMHKCKFCEYETAEQGLLNRHLLAVHSKNFPHICVECGKGFRHPSELRKHMRIHTGEKPYQCQYCEYRSADSSNLKTHVKTKHSKEMSFKCDICLLTFSDTKEVQQHALIHQESKTHQCLHCDHKSSNSSDLKRHIISVHTKDYPHKCDMCDKGFHRPSELKKHVAAHKGKKMHQCRHCDFKIADPFVLSRHILSIHTKDLPFRCKRCKKGFRQQNELKKHMKTHSGRKVYQCEYCEYSTTDASGFKRHVISIHTKDYPHRCEYCKKGFRRPSEKNQHITRHHKEVGLP; from the exons gaaCTGATGCTACACACATGGATGGTGATCAAATTGTTGTGGAAGTACAAGAAACTGTTTTTGTTTCAGATGTTGTGGATTCAGATATAACTGTGCATAATTTTGTTCCTGATGATCCAGACTCAGTTGTAATCCAAGATGTTATTGAGAATGTTGTTATTGAGGATGTTCAGTGCTCAGATATCTTAGAAGAAGCAGATGTGTCTGAAAATGTCATCATTCCTGAGCAAATGCTTTCCTCAGATGTAACAGAAGAAGTGTCTTTAGCACATTGCACAGTCCCAGATGACGTCTTAGCTTCTGATATTACTTCAGCCTCAATGTCTATGCCAGAACATGTCTTGACCAGTGAGTCTGTACATGTGTCTGATGTTGGACATGTTGAACACATTGTTCATGGTAGTGTAGTAGAGGCAGAAATTGTCACTGATCCTCTGACAGACGACGTAGTGTCAGAAGAAGTATTGGTAGCAGATTGTGCCTCAGAAGCAGTCATAGATGCCAACGGGATCCCTGTGGACCAGCAGGATGATGACAAAGGCAACTGTGAGGACTACCTTATGATTTCCT TGGATGATGATGGCAAAATTGAACAGGACTGTTCTGCTGGTATGACCATAGACAGAGAGTCGGAAATTGATCCTTGTAAGGTGGATGGCACTTGCCCTGAAGTCATCAAggtgtatatttttaaagctgaCCCTGGAGAGGATGACTTAG GTGGGACTGTTGACATTGTGGAGAGTGAGCCTGAGAATGATCATGGAGTTGAACTCCTTGATCAGAGTAACAGTATTCGTATGCCAAGGGAAAAGATGGTTTATATGACTGTCAGTGACTCTCAACAAGAAGATGAAGATTTAA ATGTTGCTGAAATTGCAGATGAAGTTTATATGGAAGTGATTGTAGGAGAGGaagatgctgctgttgctgcagcAGCTGCTACCACTGTTCATGAACAGGAAATGGATGACAGTGAAATCAAAACCTTCATGCCAATAGCATGGGCAGCAGCTTATG GTAATAATTCTGATGGAATTGAAAATCGGAATGGCACTGCAAGTGCTCTCTTGCACATAGATGAGTCTGCTGGACTTGGCAGACTGGCTAAACAAAAgccaaagaaaaggagaagacCTGATTCCAGGCAGTACCAAACAG CAATAATTATTGGTCCTGATGGACATCCCTTGACTGTCTATCCTTGTATGATTTGTGGGAAAAAATTTAAGTCGAGAGGTTTTttgaaaaggcacatgaaaaaccATCCTGAACACCTTACCAAAAAGAAGTACCGCTGTACTGATTGTGATTACACTACCAATAAGAAGATAAGTTTACACAATCACCTGGAGAGCCACAAGCTTACCAGCAAGGCAGAGAAGGCCATCGAATGTGATGAATGTGGGAAGCATTTCTCCCATGCTGGGGCTTTGTTCACTCACAAAATGGTGCATAAGGAAAAAGGAGCCAGCAAAATGCATAAATGTAAATTCTGTGAGTATGAGACAGCTGAACAAGGGTTATTAAATCGCCACCTTTTGGCAGTCCACAGCAAGAACTTTCCTCATATATGTGTAGAGTGTGGTAAAGGTTTTCGTCACCCATCAGAGCTTAGAAAGCACATGCGAatccatactggagagaaaccgtaCCAATGCCAGTACTGCGAATATAGGTCTGCAGACTCTTCTAATTTGAAAACGCATGTGAAAACTAAGCATAGTAAAGAAATGTCTTTCAAGTGTGACATTTGTCTTCTGACTTTCTCAGATACCAAAGAGGTTCAGCAACATGCTCTTATCCACCAAGAAAGCAAAACACACCAGTGCTTGCATTGTGACCACAAGAGTTCAAACTCTAGCGATTTGAAACGTCACATAATTTCAGTTCACACAAAGGACTACCCTCATAAGTGTGACATGTGTGATAAAGGCTTTCACAGGCCATCAGAACTCAAGAAGCATGTGGCTGCCCACAAGGGTAAAAAAATGCACCAGTGTAGACATTGTGACTTTAAGATTGCAGATCCGTTTGTTCTAAGTCGCCATATTCTCTCAATTCACACGAAAGATCTTCCATTTAGGTGTAAGAGATGTAAAAAGGGATTTAGGCAACAGAATGAGCTTAAAAAGCATATGAAGACACACAGTGGCAGAAAAGTATATCAGTGTGAGTACTGTGAATATAGCACTACAGATGCCTCAGGCTTTAAACGGCATGTTATTTCCATTCATACGAAAGACTATCCTCATCGTTGTGAGTACTGCAAGAAAGGGTTCCGAAGACCTTCAGAAAAGAACCAGCACATAACGCGACATCATAAAGAAGTTGGCCTGCCCTAA
- the LOC108634720 gene encoding zinc finger Y-chromosomal protein isoform X2, with protein sequence MDGDQIVVEVQETVFVSDVVDSDITVHNFVPDDPDSVVIQDVIENVVIEDVQCSDILEEADVSENVIIPEQMLSSDVTEEVSLAHCTVPDDVLASDITSASMSMPEHVLTSESVHVSDVGHVEHIVHGSVVEAEIVTDPLTDDVVSEEVLVADCASEAVIDANGIPVDQQDDDKGNCEDYLMISLDDDGKIEQDCSAGMTIDRESEIDPCKVDGTCPEVIKVYIFKADPGEDDLGGTVDIVESEPENDHGVELLDQSNSIRMPREKMVYMTVSDSQQEDEDLNVAEIADEVYMEVIVGEEDAAVAAAAATTVHEQEMDDSEIKTFMPIAWAAAYGNNSDGIENRNGTASALLHIDESAGLGRLAKQKPKKRRRPDSRQYQTAIIIGPDGHPLTVYPCMICGKKFKSRGFLKRHMKNHPEHLTKKKYRCTDCDYTTNKKISLHNHLESHKLTSKAEKAIECDECGKHFSHAGALFTHKMVHKEKGASKMHKCKFCEYETAEQGLLNRHLLAVHSKNFPHICVECGKGFRHPSELRKHMRIHTGEKPYQCQYCEYRSADSSNLKTHVKTKHSKEMSFKCDICLLTFSDTKEVQQHALIHQESKTHQCLHCDHKSSNSSDLKRHIISVHTKDYPHKCDMCDKGFHRPSELKKHVAAHKGKKMHQCRHCDFKIADPFVLSRHILSIHTKDLPFRCKRCKKGFRQQNELKKHMKTHSGRKVYQCEYCEYSTTDASGFKRHVISIHTKDYPHRCEYCKKGFRRPSEKNQHITRHHKEVGLP encoded by the exons ATGGATGGTGATCAAATTGTTGTGGAAGTACAAGAAACTGTTTTTGTTTCAGATGTTGTGGATTCAGATATAACTGTGCATAATTTTGTTCCTGATGATCCAGACTCAGTTGTAATCCAAGATGTTATTGAGAATGTTGTTATTGAGGATGTTCAGTGCTCAGATATCTTAGAAGAAGCAGATGTGTCTGAAAATGTCATCATTCCTGAGCAAATGCTTTCCTCAGATGTAACAGAAGAAGTGTCTTTAGCACATTGCACAGTCCCAGATGACGTCTTAGCTTCTGATATTACTTCAGCCTCAATGTCTATGCCAGAACATGTCTTGACCAGTGAGTCTGTACATGTGTCTGATGTTGGACATGTTGAACACATTGTTCATGGTAGTGTAGTAGAGGCAGAAATTGTCACTGATCCTCTGACAGACGACGTAGTGTCAGAAGAAGTATTGGTAGCAGATTGTGCCTCAGAAGCAGTCATAGATGCCAACGGGATCCCTGTGGACCAGCAGGATGATGACAAAGGCAACTGTGAGGACTACCTTATGATTTCCT TGGATGATGATGGCAAAATTGAACAGGACTGTTCTGCTGGTATGACCATAGACAGAGAGTCGGAAATTGATCCTTGTAAGGTGGATGGCACTTGCCCTGAAGTCATCAAggtgtatatttttaaagctgaCCCTGGAGAGGATGACTTAG GTGGGACTGTTGACATTGTGGAGAGTGAGCCTGAGAATGATCATGGAGTTGAACTCCTTGATCAGAGTAACAGTATTCGTATGCCAAGGGAAAAGATGGTTTATATGACTGTCAGTGACTCTCAACAAGAAGATGAAGATTTAA ATGTTGCTGAAATTGCAGATGAAGTTTATATGGAAGTGATTGTAGGAGAGGaagatgctgctgttgctgcagcAGCTGCTACCACTGTTCATGAACAGGAAATGGATGACAGTGAAATCAAAACCTTCATGCCAATAGCATGGGCAGCAGCTTATG GTAATAATTCTGATGGAATTGAAAATCGGAATGGCACTGCAAGTGCTCTCTTGCACATAGATGAGTCTGCTGGACTTGGCAGACTGGCTAAACAAAAgccaaagaaaaggagaagacCTGATTCCAGGCAGTACCAAACAG CAATAATTATTGGTCCTGATGGACATCCCTTGACTGTCTATCCTTGTATGATTTGTGGGAAAAAATTTAAGTCGAGAGGTTTTttgaaaaggcacatgaaaaaccATCCTGAACACCTTACCAAAAAGAAGTACCGCTGTACTGATTGTGATTACACTACCAATAAGAAGATAAGTTTACACAATCACCTGGAGAGCCACAAGCTTACCAGCAAGGCAGAGAAGGCCATCGAATGTGATGAATGTGGGAAGCATTTCTCCCATGCTGGGGCTTTGTTCACTCACAAAATGGTGCATAAGGAAAAAGGAGCCAGCAAAATGCATAAATGTAAATTCTGTGAGTATGAGACAGCTGAACAAGGGTTATTAAATCGCCACCTTTTGGCAGTCCACAGCAAGAACTTTCCTCATATATGTGTAGAGTGTGGTAAAGGTTTTCGTCACCCATCAGAGCTTAGAAAGCACATGCGAatccatactggagagaaaccgtaCCAATGCCAGTACTGCGAATATAGGTCTGCAGACTCTTCTAATTTGAAAACGCATGTGAAAACTAAGCATAGTAAAGAAATGTCTTTCAAGTGTGACATTTGTCTTCTGACTTTCTCAGATACCAAAGAGGTTCAGCAACATGCTCTTATCCACCAAGAAAGCAAAACACACCAGTGCTTGCATTGTGACCACAAGAGTTCAAACTCTAGCGATTTGAAACGTCACATAATTTCAGTTCACACAAAGGACTACCCTCATAAGTGTGACATGTGTGATAAAGGCTTTCACAGGCCATCAGAACTCAAGAAGCATGTGGCTGCCCACAAGGGTAAAAAAATGCACCAGTGTAGACATTGTGACTTTAAGATTGCAGATCCGTTTGTTCTAAGTCGCCATATTCTCTCAATTCACACGAAAGATCTTCCATTTAGGTGTAAGAGATGTAAAAAGGGATTTAGGCAACAGAATGAGCTTAAAAAGCATATGAAGACACACAGTGGCAGAAAAGTATATCAGTGTGAGTACTGTGAATATAGCACTACAGATGCCTCAGGCTTTAAACGGCATGTTATTTCCATTCATACGAAAGACTATCCTCATCGTTGTGAGTACTGCAAGAAAGGGTTCCGAAGACCTTCAGAAAAGAACCAGCACATAACGCGACATCATAAAGAAGTTGGCCTGCCCTAA